DNA sequence from the Hyalangium ruber genome:
AGGTGCTGGCGGATGGGCGCCGGCAGCGTGGACAGGTCCTTCTGCAGCAGCGACTCGAGCGACAGCAGGATGAGCGTGAGCGGCGTGCGCAGCTCGTGGCTCACGTTGTCGAAGAACTCGCTCTTGAGGCGAATGAGCTCCTTCTGCGTGGCGAGCGCCGTCTCCAGCTTGGCGTTGGTCTCGGTCAGCTCGCGGGTGCGCTCGGCGACGCGGTCCTCCAGCGCCACGTTGCTCTGGTAGATCTCGTCGTAGCGCCGCTCCAGGTCCCTCAGCGACTGGATGAGGCCCTCGTTCTGCGCGGCGAGGTACTCGTCCTTGCGCCGCACCTCCTGGCGCGCGTCGATCCACGCTCCGAAGGAGGCCGCGCCCAGCGCCACCGCGGGCACCAGCACCGGCAGCGGCCCCAGCCCCAAGAGCCCCATGCCCGTGCCCACCGCCACGCCTGCCAGGAGCCCCGCGCCCATGCGCCAGCCGCGCACCGGCTCATGCCAGGCCAGCTCGTAGCGGCAGCAGTCGGCGCCGCGCACCTGGCACTGCAGCTCCATGACCTGCGCGGGTGGCAGGTGCCAGATGGTGGGCACCGAGGCGAACTGCCCCATCCTCCCCTCGCACAAGTGCCGGTTGGGCTCCGGGTAGCGGCTGCGGTAGCTCAGCACCATGTGCTGACTCTCCATCGACTCGATGGTGAGCTGGGACACACGGTTGAGCGAGGAGGACATCTCCACGCTCTTCATGTAGACGGCGCGCGCGGTGCCGAAGGTGCGCACCGCGTGGAAGAGGAAGCCTGCCGCTTCCGGCGAGGCCCAGAGCCGGCCCGCCTTGCGGGTGAAGTCTGGATCGCCCGACTCGGCCACCAGCGCGTCCACCAGCCGCTGCAGGAAGTTGAAGGAGATGAAGTTGGTCAGCGCCGACAGGTACTCCAGCGACAGCCCCAGGTTGTGGCGCTTCCAGAGCTGGCGCAGGCGATCCTCGCCGTACTCGCGACGGAAATAGAGCAGCAGCACGGACACCGCGCGGACGCTCAGCTCAGGAGCATCGTCCGGCGTCCGTTCCAACTCGTGCTGAAGGCTCAGCGGTACTGCTTCCGTCAACGCTTCTGTCCTTCCGTGATCAGGAGCACAGAATACTTCAAGGCATCCGGATCGGACAGCAGCCCCAGGTACCGCTCACAGAAGGCCGAGTAGGCCTCTTTTCCACCGAAGGCGGGGACCATCAGCGGCTCGAGCGTCGCGAAGCGCTGGCGCCAGTCGTCGAGCAAGCGAGCATCCGCCGCGCCCGCCACGAGCCACGTGGGCGCCAAGTGTACTCGGATCTGCTCCAGGCCCGCCTTGCGGTAAAAATGGAACATCTTGCGTCCCACGTGGAGATCGAATCCGGCGGCCGCGACCACCGCCGCGAACTTGCGACCGTCCGCCTCGAGCTCCGCAGGGAAAGGCCAGTTGAGCTGACCCATACCGTCCACATCGGAGACGACAACCCGGCCACCCGGGCGAGTCACGCGGATGAGCTCCGCCAGCGCACCCTGCGGGTCGGGCAGATACTCGAGGACGAACTGACACCACACGTAGTCGAACGTGTCGGAGGGCAGATCCATCTTCCGGACATCGCCCTGCTTGAACGAGCACTGGGGCAGCGCGGCACAGTGGGCTCGCGCCTCGGCGAGCCGCTGTGGGTGCAGATCCACCCCCAGCACGCTCCCTTGGGGGCCGACCCGCTCTCCCATGACGGCGGAGATGATTCCGGGGCCACAGCCGGCATCCAGGGCCTTCATGCCCGGGGCCAGGCCCGTGGTGATCAGGTGACCGTGTACTGGCAGCGCCTTCGCCTGCTCCGCGAGCCGCCGAGCCTCCGCCTCCGACTCCATCAGGTAACCACTCAAGCTGCTTGCTCCTCGTTTCGGCCCATGTGTCGGGCAGCGCGATCTTGCAGGCGCTCGAAGACGGCGGCCATCAACATGTGCCAGGTGCGCGTGACACTGCGGTGTCCCGTCCACTGAGCCACACGGCAGTGCCAGCGGAAGCCCAGCGACACCAGGCTCTCCACCTCATCATCCTGCACCAGCGCCAGCGCCGAGCCCTTACCCTGCTCGCGGTAGTGGTCCACGCAGCGCACCGCGAGCGCCTCGCGGGCCTCAGGAGCGCGGGGGTGCAGCGGATCCGGCACGACGTAGGAGAAGGCCGACGTCATCTCCGGCCAGCTCAGGCCCGGCGAGGCCTCCTCGGCCAGCGCCATGGCGATGGGCGCGTCGTCCCCGTCCACCACGAAGAGGGAGCGCCCGCGCTTCAGCCCATGGGCGCCGTAGCGCGAGGCCAGCGTGGGCAGCTCCGCCTCGCGGGCCATCAGGTCATCTGCCAGCAGTTGCACCACGTCGCCGCGCGCGCGGATGTGGCCCTCCAGCCATTGCAGGTCCGCCGCCGTGGCCCGCCGCACCTGGGGCAGCTCCTTGCGCGCCCGCAGCGGCTGGGTGAAGGCCAGGCGCGTGTAGTTCAGCGTCCGCAGGTCGGTGAGCCCCTCGCGGTGCATGGAGCGGGCGATCCACCCGAAGACGCGGTCCGGCCACTTGTTCTGGATGCGCCAGTAGATGCGCAGGTACTGCAGATCCTCGAGCGCCTCCGCGTAGTCCACGCAGAGGGCGGACAGGTCGCGGGAGATGCTCTCGCCCCGGCGCACCGTGGGCAGCACCATCAGGTGCTGCATCATCCACGTGCGCGAGTGGGTGCGTACCCCGGACACGTGGCCGATGAGCTTGGGCCCGTCGTAGTAGACGAAGGTGCGCGCCAGCCCCTCGTTCACCGTGGCCAGCTTGTGGTGCGTGTCCTCCAGCACCTCCATGTGCGGCCCTTCCTCGAAGGGATAGTCGGGGTGGAACAGGTGTACCGCCTGCACCAGCCCCCAGATGTTGCGGAAGGGCTCGGAGCGCCCGTCGCGCACCTGGGGGCAGCTCGCCTGGACGAAGGCGTTGATGACCGCCTGTCGCGCCTCGGGCAGCACGTTGAGCAGGCGCATGCCGCAGCGGAAGGGGCGCGCCAGGTCGCCGGGCGTGTGGTCCAGCAGGGGCGCGTTGTCGCGCACCTCCGCGTGGCAGGGCGCCCGCGTGCCGTCGGGCAGCACCAGCGAGACGTCATCGATGATGAGCCCCACCGGCAGCACCTCGCGCGCGGCGTCGTAGGCGAACGCCAGCCCCACCGCGTGCAGGTCCATCACCGGGTGCTCGATGCGCTCGCCGGTCAGCGGCGACACGAACGAGATGGCGAAGGGCTGATCCTCCCCCGCTCGGAAGCGCATGCTGCTGCGTCGGTGGTACAGGGCCAGGTTGCGCGGCAGCGACAGCACGAAGGCATCCGGCTCGAGGCGCAGCACGCTGGCCCAGCCCCGGTAGCTCTTGCCGCTCAGGTCGAAGACGAGCTGCACCACGTCCCCGACCGCGACGGACCATTGCTGCGGCTTCGCGCACCGCAGCACCGGGCGGAAGCCCTCGCCGTTCTCGACAAGTGTGGCGGCGAGGTCCTCCCGGCGCCTCACGCCCTGCACCAACGCGCACTGGAGCGTGGGCTGGCGCCGCAGCGCGCGACGCAGCACGGCGACCACGCGCACCATGTCATCGATGGTGGCCAGCTCCACGTAGCCGATGCTGGCCCCCGCGCGCTCGATCTGGACGCCGACGCGGAAGTAGGCCTCCCCGGGGGCGCGCTCCAGGCCGATGTGGCGCACGAAGCCGCCGCCGGTGCGCAGCACCACGCGCCCCTCGCGCTCCAGCCGGAAGTCGAACAGGCGCGTGCCCGGTGGCAGCCGCTCGATGGGCGCGTCCACGGGCAGCTTCAGCAGGAAGCCCTCGTTGCCCACGTCCAGGCAGCCGGCGCGCAGCTGCTCACCGTCCACATAGAAGGAGGCCTCCAGCCCCACCGCCGGCACGCGCGTGGAGCCGCGCTGGCGCAGCAGCTCGCGGAGGCTTCGCGCCACCTCGTCCACCGAGAGCGTCGGATCCACCGTGTGGAACTCGTGCCCCTCGGCCGCGGCGTCCACCAGCTCGCGCATCGCGTCGGCCTGCGAGCGCGGACACAGGAACACTCGCATCGCCCGCGGCGCCAGCCGGTCCAGATCCTTGATGAAGCGCCGGGCCTCCAGCGCGTCGGCGAGCACCACATCCGGCACGCGCTCCGCCATCGTGCGGGCCGCGTCATCTCTCGAGGAGACCGCGATGATCTGCCGAGGAGCTAGCGCTGCTACCAGACCCTCACGCAGCTTCGGGTCCGGGTGAACGATGAGCACCGACTGCTCATGCGCCAGCATCAACACCTCCTGAAGCGCGCGCCAAGGGTGCTCTGCCACGCCTGCCTCATCACGGCCTCTCCATGCGCGCCAGGGAGCGCCCTGACCTCCACCCGTGGCGTGGTCAAGGCGCTAAGGGAGCGACGCAAAACCGTAGCCGCTTTCCGCAGTGAAGAAAAGTTGGCCCGATGGGTTCTCCTCCGAGCATTGGAAAACCTGTCGGGTTTGTTTGTCTCGCGTAAAAGACACGTATTCCAGAGTCACCTGAGGCTTGCCGGCATGCTGGGAAAGGTTCGCTTGCGGGCATTGGCCATTCCCCGCTGGGCCGGTTAAATCATTCCGCAGGAGGAGACATGGGCGCCGAGACGGACTACGAGTCAAAAATCCAGGAGCTGAAGCGATCGCTCAACGCGGTCATCCTGGCGCACTATTACCAAGAGAGTGAAATCCAGGACGTTGCTGACTTCGTGGGCGATAGCCTGGCCCTGGCTCAAGCGGCGGCGAAGACGACCGCGGACGTCATCGTCTTCTGCGGCGTCCACTTCATGGCGGAGACGGCGAAGATCCTCAATCCGGCGAAGCAGGTGCTGCTGCCGGATCTCAAGGCTGGCTGCTCGCTGTCCGACCGTTGCCCTCCCGCGGCCTTCAAGGCCTTCAAGGACAAGCACCCCGACGCGTTCGTGGTGAGCTA
Encoded proteins:
- a CDS encoding methyltransferase domain-containing protein, with translation MSGYLMESEAEARRLAEQAKALPVHGHLITTGLAPGMKALDAGCGPGIISAVMGERVGPQGSVLGVDLHPQRLAEARAHCAALPQCSFKQGDVRKMDLPSDTFDYVWCQFVLEYLPDPQGALAELIRVTRPGGRVVVSDVDGMGQLNWPFPAELEADGRKFAAVVAAAGFDLHVGRKMFHFYRKAGLEQIRVHLAPTWLVAGAADARLLDDWRQRFATLEPLMVPAFGGKEAYSAFCERYLGLLSDPDALKYSVLLITEGQKR
- a CDS encoding PilZ domain-containing protein — encoded protein: MAEHPWRALQEVLMLAHEQSVLIVHPDPKLREGLVAALAPRQIIAVSSRDDAARTMAERVPDVVLADALEARRFIKDLDRLAPRAMRVFLCPRSQADAMRELVDAAAEGHEFHTVDPTLSVDEVARSLRELLRQRGSTRVPAVGLEASFYVDGEQLRAGCLDVGNEGFLLKLPVDAPIERLPPGTRLFDFRLEREGRVVLRTGGGFVRHIGLERAPGEAYFRVGVQIERAGASIGYVELATIDDMVRVVAVLRRALRRQPTLQCALVQGVRRREDLAATLVENGEGFRPVLRCAKPQQWSVAVGDVVQLVFDLSGKSYRGWASVLRLEPDAFVLSLPRNLALYHRRSSMRFRAGEDQPFAISFVSPLTGERIEHPVMDLHAVGLAFAYDAAREVLPVGLIIDDVSLVLPDGTRAPCHAEVRDNAPLLDHTPGDLARPFRCGMRLLNVLPEARQAVINAFVQASCPQVRDGRSEPFRNIWGLVQAVHLFHPDYPFEEGPHMEVLEDTHHKLATVNEGLARTFVYYDGPKLIGHVSGVRTHSRTWMMQHLMVLPTVRRGESISRDLSALCVDYAEALEDLQYLRIYWRIQNKWPDRVFGWIARSMHREGLTDLRTLNYTRLAFTQPLRARKELPQVRRATAADLQWLEGHIRARGDVVQLLADDLMAREAELPTLASRYGAHGLKRGRSLFVVDGDDAPIAMALAEEASPGLSWPEMTSAFSYVVPDPLHPRAPEAREALAVRCVDHYREQGKGSALALVQDDEVESLVSLGFRWHCRVAQWTGHRSVTRTWHMLMAAVFERLQDRAARHMGRNEEQAA